The following coding sequences lie in one Helicoverpa zea isolate HzStark_Cry1AcR chromosome 14, ilHelZeax1.1, whole genome shotgun sequence genomic window:
- the LOC124636378 gene encoding xanthine dehydrogenase-like, producing MGSIKFKVNGLEYSVDSDVSSDVMLVDYLRNRIGLHGTKYMCREGGCGACTVAVHHSTDKQYAINSCMKPVASCHGLEITTIEGLGNRQKGYHPLQTTLAKENGSQCGYCSPAWVMAMYSLLKTNPNITMLEIEKSLGSNVCRCTGYRPILDAFKKFAKDYPRQIKLPDIEDLQICKKTGKACDKSDCDDSEWCFVAQEDMKEQIIEIKLKDDRVWYRVQEVKDVFNILEREGDGSYMLVNGNTARGVYPIDEYPRVLIDISGVQELKGYIIDQNLIVNAGTTLTEFLEILKTVANKEYFKYLQKLYDHILKVAHVPIRNVASIAGNLMIKNEHNWFGSDIFVLLETVGAYVTIQHRLSSRETLTMQQFLKANMRGSVIWNVMLPPLSRNHRIFTYKVMPRSQNAHAIVNAGFLYELTSNNTVKNARIVYGALSPKFVRASATEKFLIGKKLFTNKTLTSAITILENELVVKDNPPEPSVEYRKKVALGLFYKGLLALSPETNLHPRYKSGANNLHDTRPVSRAAQVFDTNPSVWPITKPIIKVEALIQCAGEAFYTEDLPTFPGEVFCALALSTVAVGDIVSIDGSKALAYPGVIAFYTAKDIPGINSYTPPDSFLYSANEEVLAGDSVHYYNQPIAVVVAESRHIADRAAKLVKATYKNVKDPVMDLRETRNDKNRVTQFNEVTATDKGTDVAKVIKGANSVYGQYHFTIETLTTVITPSDEGLDVYCASQWIEGVQLMISRALNMDQNRIDVHNRRVGGAYGIKMSRCTQGAIAAALAVKKLNRPCRFIQSLTTNTRALGKRLPCYSDFEAGVNDSGVIQYINYRVYEDNGYKKNEQFTMLGTGQFNNAYNRARFNYTSFDSITDTASNTWARAPGTLEHVAMAELIMEQIAYEMNLDPFDVRLANLDAEHKDDIQEMVDNLMNKSDYMKRRKAVTQFNSENRWKKRGLRFAFLRWTPVGGINLYITLSVYRGDGSVVITHGAIEMGQGINTKAVQVAAYMLNIPVEKIIIKENNTVIGPNCSLSGGSIMNQNVILGVKRACQELLKRLKPIRDQMDNPTWEELITKAYNSDVQLQTQGFTKTDDEFPFNVYGVTLAEVELDVLTGESELLRVDILQDAGQSVSPEIDIGQVEGAFIMGTGYWTSEHLVYASTGELLSDRTWNYYVPLARDIPQDWRVYFRKNSYSDDIIFGSKCIGEPPMCMSVVVAFALREAIVAARLESGIPTTQWYQEDGPYTAERNYLLSSTNPADFKFNYNRE from the exons ATGGGGTCCATAAAATTTAAAGTTAATGGCTTGGAATATTCAG TGGATAGCGATGTGAGCTCAGACGTGATGCTGGTGGATTACCTAAGGAATCGCATCGGGCTACATGGCACCAAGTATATGTGCCGAGAAGGTGGCTGCGGTGCCTGCACTGTTGCTGTCCATCATTCTACTGATAAGCAATATGCTATCAACTCG TGTATGAAACCAGTCGCGTCCTGCCATGGCTTGGAGATCACCACCATCGAGGGTCTAGGCAATAGACAGAAGGGCTACCATCCACTGCAAACAACCTTGGCTAAAGAAAATGGTTCACAATGTGGTTATTGTTCACCAGCTTGGGTTATGGCGATGTACAG TCTTCTCAAAACGAATCCAAATATAACCATGCTTGAAATAGAAAAATCGCTAGGAAGTAACGTGTGTCGCTGTACTGGGTACAGACCAATCTTAGATGCCTTCAAAAAATTTGCAAAAGACTACCCGAGACAAATCAAACTACCAGATATAGAAGATCTTCAAATTTGCAAGAAAACTGGAAAGGCTTGTGATAAAAGTGATTGTGACGATAGTGAATGGTGTTTCGTAGCTCAAGAAGACATGAAAGAACaaattattgaaatcaaatTGAAAGATGATAGGGTTTGGTATAGAGTACAAGAAGTGAAggatgtatttaatattttggaaaGAGAAGGCGATGGTTCTTACATGCTTGTAAATGGGAATACTGCAAGAG gAGTATACCCTATAGACGAATACCCTCGTGTTTTGATAGACATAAGTGGTGTCCAAGAATTGAAAGGATACATAATAGACCAGAACCTCATAGTGAACGCTGGCACTACTCTTACGGAGTTTTTGGAAATACTGAAAACAGTAGCTAACAAAGAATACTTTAAGTATCTGCAGAAACTTTACGATCACATACTTAAAGTAGCACATGTTCCGATAagaaat GTGGCATCAATCGCAGGGAACCTTATGATAAAAAATGAACACAATTGGTTTGGATCAGATATATTCGTACTGTTAGAAACGGTTGGGGCTTACGTGACCATAC AGCATCGTTTGAGTTCCAGAGAAACACTGACAATGCAACAATTTCTCAAAGCAAACATGAGAGGGAGTGTTATTTGGAATGTCATGTTACCGCCACTGAGTAGAAATCATCGTATTTTTACCTACAAG GTGATGCCACGTTCGCAAAACGCTCATGCAATAGTAAACGCAGGGTTTTTATATGAATTAACTTCTAACAATACAGTCAAAAATGCAAGGATAGTATACGGAGCACTTTCTCCAAAATTCGTAAGGGCTTCTGCAACGGAGAAGTTCTTGATCGGAAAGAAATTATTCACGAATAAGACCTTGACTTCAGCCATAACAATTTTGGAGAATGAACTGGTTGTAAAGGATAATCCACCAGAGCCTTCAGTGGAGTATAGAAAGAAAGTTGCTCTGGGATTGTTTTACAAA GGTCTTCTTGCTCTTTCACCAGAAACAAATCTTCATCCTCGATATAAATCGGGAGCTAACAATTTGCATGATACACGCCCAGTATCAAGAGCCGCTCAGGTATTTGATACTAATCCATCAGTGTGGCCTATTACCAAACCAATAATAAAAGTGGAAGCATTG ATTCAATGCGCTGGAGAGGCTTTCTACACGGAAGATCTGCCTACATTCCCGGGTGAAGTGTTTTGTGCCTTAGCTCTGAGTACAGTCGCTGTTGGAGATATTGTGTCTATTGATGGCAGTAAGGCTTTG GCTTATCCAGGAGTTATAGCCTTCTACACAGCAAAAGATATCCCAGGAATAAACTCTTATACACCACCAGACTCGTTCCTATATTCAGCCAATGAAGAAGTGTTAGCTGGTGATTCTGTGCATTATTATAACCAGCCAATAGCAGTAGTCGTAGCTGAAAGCCGTCATATTGCTGACAGAGCCGCTAAGTTAGTTAAAGCTACATACAAAAACGTTAAGGATCCTGTCATGGATTTAAGAGAGACTCGGAATGATAAAAACAGGGTCACTCAATTCAATGAAGTGACTGCTACTGACAAAGGCACAGATGTAGCCAAGGTAATAAAAGGAGCTAATTCGGTATATGGCCAGTATCATTTTACTATAGAAACATTAACTACTGTTATCACACCGTCTGATGAGGGATTGGATGTTTATTGTGCCTCACAATGGATAGAAGGGGTGCAGTTAATGATCTCCAGGGCTTTGAATATGGATCAAAATCG AATCGATGTTCATAATCGTCGTGTTGGAGGAGCATATGGAATCAAAATGTCCCGCTGTACCCAAGGTGCAATCGCAGCAGCTTTGGCAGTGAAGAAATTGAATAGACCATGTCGGTTCATCCAGTCTCTGACTACTAATACGAGAGCTTTGGGCAAGAGACTGCCATGTTATTCAGACTTTGAG GCTGGCGTGAATGACTCAGGTGTGATTCAGTATATAAACTACAGGGTTTACGAAGATAATGGCTACAAGAAGAATGAACAGTTTACTATGCTTGGTACTGGTCAGTTCAATAATGCGTACAACAGAGCTCGTTTTAACTATACGAGTTTTGATTCTATTACTGACACTGCTTCGAATACGTGGGCCAGAGCACCAG GTACATTGGAACATGTTGCAATGGCAGAACTTATAATGGAACAAATCGCATACGAGATGAATCTCGATCCTTTTGACGTAAGACTAGCTAATCTCGATGCGGAACATAAAGATGATATTCAAGAAATGGTTGACAATCTTATGAACAAATCTGATTACATGAAAAGACGAAAAGCTGTTACTCAATTTAATAGTGAAAACAGATGGAAGAAAAGGGGTTTGAGATTTGCATTTCTAAGATGGACTCCAGTTGGAGGAATCAATCTTTATATTACTTTGTCTGTGTACCGTGGAGATGGATCAGTAGTTATAACACATGGTGCTATAGAAATGGGACAAGGAATAAATACTAAAGCTGTACAAGTAGCAGCTTATATGCTAAACATTCCTGttgagaaaattattattaaagaaaacaatacaGTGATAGGACCTAACTGTTCTTTATCTGGAGGTAGCATCATGAATCAGAATGTAATATTAGGAGTAAAAAGAGCCTGCCAGGAACTGTTGAAAAGGTTAAAGCCTATAAGAGACCAGATGGATAATCCCACTTGGGAAGAGTTGATTACTAAAGCTTATAATAGCGATGTCCAGTTACAAACTCAAGGATTCACTAAGACAGATGACGAATTTCCTTTTAACGTGTACGGAGTCACGCTAGCTGAAGTAGAATTAGATGTACTAACTGGAGAGTCTGAGTTGCTGAGAGTTGACATTCTGCAAGATGCTGGACAGAGTGTTAGTCCTGAAATTGATATTGGTCAA GTTGAAGGAGCCTTCATTATGGGAACAGGATACTGGACCTCAGAGCATCTGGTTTATGCTTCAACTGGTGAACTGCTGTCAGATAGAACTTGGAATTACTATGTTCCTTTAGCGAGGGACATTCCTCAGGATTGGAGGGTCTATTTCAGAAAGAATTCATACAGTGACGATATCATTTTTGGATCTAAAT GTATTGGCGAGCCTCCAATGTGCATGTCAGTTGTCGTGGCGTTTGCACTGAGAGAAGCCATAGTTGCTGCTAGACTCGAGTCAGGAATCCCTACCACGCAGTGGTACCAAGAAG ATGGACCTTACACAGCCGAAAGAAACTATCTGCTATCATCAACGAATCCTGCAGATTTCAAGTTTAATTATAATCGTGAATGA
- the LOC124636339 gene encoding LOW QUALITY PROTEIN: xanthine dehydrogenase-like (The sequence of the model RefSeq protein was modified relative to this genomic sequence to represent the inferred CDS: substituted 1 base at 1 genomic stop codon), translated as MGEIKFKVNGVEYSVGSDVSSHVTLLDYLRDRLGLRGTKYMCREGGCGACVVSAHPPSAVPCAINSCMRPVTSCHGWEITTIEGLGNRHKGYHKLQTKLAEDNGTQCGYCSPSWVMAMNSLLQTNPDITMLEVEKSLGSQTCRCTGYRPILDAFKSFAKDAPRQIRLQDIEELSICQRAGQKCDRNNCEDKDWCFLEEEESNIIEIELKDDKLWVRVETVKDIFKILDREGDDSYMLVSGNTAKGVYPIDDYPRVLIDISGVQELKGYTIDQNLIVNAGTTLTEFLEILKTVANEDYFSYLHKIYDHVQKVAHIPVRNVASIAGNLMIKNQNNWFASDIFLLLEMVGAQVTIQNRLIFKKTLTMQEFLKTNMKGKVIRNIMLPPLSNEHYIFTYKIMPRSENAHALVNAGFLYKLTTDNVVVSARIVYGALSTSFIRATATXQFLKGKKLFTNATLTSALKILEEELVVEDNPPEPSVEYRKKVALGLFYKGLLKLSPETNLLARYKSGATSLHDNRPVSRATQVFETNQKVWPLNQPIQKVEALIQCAGEAFYTEDLPNFPNEVYCALALSTVALGDIVSIDASKALALPGVIAFYTAEDIPGINSFTPPDSFLYSANEEVLASGSVKYCNQPIGIIVADSRYIADRAAKLVEATYANVKEPLLDIRDTVDDPTRRTEFTNIPSTDTGTDVEKVIKGENSMYGQYHYTMETLVTVVKPSDEGLDVYCSTQWMEGVQLMISRALSMNQNQIDVHTRRVGGAYGIKLSRSSQGAIAAALVVKKLNRPCRFIQSLTTNTKALGKRLPCCSTFEAGVDKAGVIQYINYNVFEDNGYKTNEQFTLLGTGQFNNAYNRARWNYTSYDSITDTAKNTWARAPGTLEHVAMSEFVMEQIAYEMNLDPLDVRMANLDAEYTSDMKEVIEYVTVQSDYKKRREAVDLFNSQNRWKKRGLRFSFLRWTPVGGINLYINLSVYRGDGSVVITHGAIEMGQGINTKAVQVAAYMLNIPVEKIIIKENNTVIAPNCSLSGGSIMNQNVILGVRRACQQLLDRLKPVRDEMDNPTWEELITKAYNDSVDLQTHGFTRSDEEYPFVVYGATVAEVELDVLTGEFELLRVDICEDAGQSLSPEIDIGQVEGAFMMGVGYWTCEHLVYSPKGKLLTDRSWNYHVPLARDIPQDWRVYFRKNSYSADSVFGSKCIGEPPICMAVVVAFALREAIAAARLESGIPTTQWFQEDGPYTVNRNFLLSKTNSADFKFNESIQ; from the exons TCTACTCCAAACTAACCCAGACATCACAATGCTGGAAGTGGAAAAGTCACTAGGTAGTCAGACCTGCCGCTGTACTGGCTACAGACCAATCCTCGATGCCTTCAAGAGTTTCGCCAAAGACGCTCCGAGGCAGATCAGACTCCAGGACATAGAAGAACTTTCCATCTGCCAGAGGGCGGGACAAAAATGTGACAGAAATAACTGCGAAGATAAAGACTGGTGCTTcttagaagaagaagaaagtaaTATTATTGAGATCGAATTAAAAGATGATAAGCTTTGGGTACGAGTGGAAACTGTTAAAGATATATTCAAGATTTTGGATAGAGAGGGGGATGATTCTTATATGCTTGTTAGTGGGAATACTGCGAAAG GAGTATACCCTATAGATGACTATCCTCGTGTGTTGATTGACATAAGTGGAGTCCAAGAACTGAAAGGGTATACAATAGACCAGAATCTCATAGTGAACGCTGGGACCACTCTCACGGAGTTTTTGGAAATACTCAAAACAGTAGCTAACGAAGACTATTTTTCATATTTGCACAAGATTTATGATCACGTACAGAAAGTGGCGCATATTCCTGTTAGAAAT GTGGCGTCAATTGCAGGGAACCTTATGATCAAGAATCAGAACAACTGGTTCGCGTCAGACATATTCCTGCTTCTAGAAATGGTGGGGGCGCAGGTCACTATAC agaacagattgatatttaaaaaaacgttGACGATGCAAGAGTTTCTCAAGACGAACATGAAGGGAAAAGTTATTCGGAATATCATGTTACCTCCTCTCAGCAATGAACATTATATCTTCACATATAAA ATAATGCCACGTTCAGAAAACGCCCATGCTTTAGTAAACGCAGGTTTCCTATACAAACTAACGACTGACAACGTAGTGGTAAGCGCAAGAATAGTATATGGAGCTCTTTCGACATCTTTCATACGAGCTACAGCCACATAACAGTTTCTGAAAGGCAAGAAGTTATTCACCAACGCGACCCTGACTTCAGCTCTGAAGATCTTGGAAGAGGAACTGGTGGTGGAGGATAATCCTCCTGAACCTTCAGTGGAATATCGGAAGAAAGTTGCTTTGGGTTTGTTTTATAAG GGTTTGTTGAAACTGTCGCCTGAAACAAATCTGCTCGCTCGCTACAAGTCTGGAGCCACTAGCTTGCACGACAACCGGCCAGTGTCGCGCGCCACTCAAGTGTTTGAGACGAACCAGAAAGTGTGGCCACTGAATCAGCCGATACAGAAAGTTGAGGCTTTG ATACAATGTGCAGGAGAAGCTTTTTACACAGAAGATCTACCCAACTTCCCCAATGAAGTATACTGTGCATTGGCATTAAGCACAGTTGCTTTGGGAGATATAGTATCCATAGATGCTAGCAAAGCTTTG GCTCTTCCAGGCGTAATAGCGTTTTACACTGCAGAAGATATTCCAGGAATAAACTCCTTCACTCCACCAGACTCATTTTTATACTCAGCCAATGAAGAAGTTTTAGCCAGTGGCTCAGTGAAATATTGCAATCAGCCAATCGGCATAATTGTGGCTGATAGTCGTTACATTGCTGATAGAGCTGCTAAACTTGTCGAAGCTACTTATGCTAACGTCAAAGAACCACTTCTTGATATCAGAGACACAGTTGATGATCCAACAAGAAGAACAGAATTTACAAATATTCCGTCTACTGATACCGGCACTGATGttgaaaaagtaataaaaggtgAAAATTCGATGTATGGTCAATATCATTACACTATGGAGACTCTGGTGACAGTGGTGAAACCATCTGATGAAGGCTTAGACGTGTATTGTTCAACGCAATGGATGGAAGGTGTGCAGTTAATGATATCAAGAGCATTGAGCATGAATCAAAACCA aatTGACGTTCATACCCGCCGAGTAGGAGGAGCGTATGGTATCAAATTGTCTCGAAGTTCACAAGGAGCTATTGCTGCTGCACTAGTAGTGAAGAAATTGAACAGACCTTGTCGATTTATTCAGTCATTGACAACTAATACGAAGGCTCTGGGCAAGAGACTGCCATGCTGTTCAACTTTTGAG GCTGGCGTAGATAAAGCTGGAGTTATCCAATACATCAACTACAATGTTTTTGAGGATAACGGATACAAAACAAACGAACAGTTCACTTTGCTCGGCACTGGTCAGTTTAATAACGCGTACAACAGAGCTAGATGGAATTACACCAGTTATGATTCTATTACTGATACTGCTAAGAATACTTGGGCGAGAGCACCAG GCACACTAGAGCATGTAGCAATGTCAGAATTTGTGATGGAACAAATAGCATACGAAATGAACCTCGACCCTCTTGACGTAAGAATGGCTAACCTAGACGCAGAATACACAAGTGATATGAAGGAAGTAATTGAGTATGTAACTGTACAATCAGATTATAAAAAACGTCGTGAAGCTGTAGACCTGTTTAACTCTCAAAACAGATGGAAGAAACGAGGTCTGAGATTCTCTTTCCTCAGATGGACTCCAGTGGGAGGTATCAATCTTTATATCAATCTATCTGTATATCGTGGAGATGGATCTGTTGTCATAACACATGGTGCTATAGAAATGGGACAAGGAATAAACACAAAAGCTGTCCAAGTAGCAGCTTATATGCTAAACATTCCTGttgagaaaattattattaaagaaaacaaCACAGTGATAGCACCAAACTGTTCTTTATCCGGAGGAAGCATTATGAATCAGAATGTAATTTTAGGAGTAAGACGCGCTTGCCAACAACTCCTAGATAGATTGAAGCCTGTTAGAGATGAAATGGATAATCCAACTTGGGAGGAGTTGATAACTAAAGCCTACAACGACAGCGTGGACCTACAAACTCATGGGTTTACAAGATCAGATGAAGAATATCCATTTGTTGTTTATGGAGCGACGGTAGCTGAAGTGGAATTAGATGTACTGACTGGAGAGTTTGAGTTGTTGAGAGTCGATATATGTGAAGATGCTGGACAGAGCTTAAGTCCAGAAATTGATATTGGCCAA GTGGAAGGTGCCTTCATGATGGGCGTCGGATATTGGACCTGTGAACACTTGGTCTACTCTCCAAAAGGAAAGCTTCTTACGGACCGGTCCTGGAACTACCATGTGCCATTAGCCAGGGACATCCCTCAGGACTGGCGGGTCTACTTCAGAAAGAATTCGTACAGTGCCGATTCTGTTTTTGGATCTAAAT GTATTGGTGAGCCTCCAATATGCATGGCAGTGGTTGTAGCGTTTGCTTTGAGAGAAGCTATTGCTGCAGCTAGACTGGAGTCTGGAATACCCACCACACAGTGGTTCCAAGAAG ATGGTCCTTACACAGTGAATCGAAATTTTCTTCTATCAAAGACAAATTCTGCAGATTTCAAGTTCAACGAGTCTATACAATAA